One part of the Anaerolineales bacterium genome encodes these proteins:
- a CDS encoding DMT family transporter gives MLGGVYFATGDSMPITYIGELAGLATAIFFAGGATFFTFSSRLVGSQVVNRTRLLVATLILLCLHLLLYGSLIPAASNERWLWLGLSGVIGLALGDAALFQAFVQLGTRLTMLVFSTAPVVAALFGYFLFGETLNTVQIMGMLLGLSGVLWVVSEHEGEPRSHSQQRVYLFGLLFAFLAALGQALGAITAKFGLVGDFPALSAQVLRMLTATACIWLFTLVRGQAAGTFTTLRQQPKAFGLLFIGALFGPVSGVWLSLVSIQNTEVGIASTLIAMVPIFLLPIGYFVFREKLTARGIVGTVVALAGVAILFLA, from the coding sequence GTGCTTGGCGGCGTATACTTCGCCACTGGAGATTCCATGCCCATAACCTATATCGGTGAACTTGCCGGCCTGGCCACTGCCATATTCTTTGCGGGTGGGGCCACATTTTTCACGTTTAGCTCGCGCCTGGTCGGCTCGCAAGTGGTCAACCGCACCCGGCTGCTGGTGGCCACGCTGATCCTGCTCTGCCTGCACCTCTTGCTGTACGGAAGCCTTATCCCGGCAGCCAGCAACGAGCGCTGGCTCTGGCTCGGGTTGTCGGGCGTGATCGGTCTGGCGCTGGGTGACGCGGCGCTGTTCCAAGCTTTTGTTCAGCTAGGCACGCGGCTCACCATGCTTGTATTCAGCACCGCGCCCGTGGTGGCCGCACTCTTTGGGTATTTTTTATTTGGGGAAACCCTCAACACAGTCCAGATCATGGGCATGCTGCTCGGCCTTAGCGGTGTTTTGTGGGTTGTATCTGAGCATGAAGGCGAACCGCGCAGCCATTCGCAGCAACGCGTGTATTTGTTCGGGCTGCTGTTTGCCTTTCTGGCGGCGTTGGGACAGGCTTTAGGCGCCATCACCGCCAAGTTTGGCCTGGTGGGCGATTTTCCAGCTCTTTCGGCGCAGGTACTGCGCATGCTGACCGCGACGGCTTGCATATGGCTGTTTACCTTAGTGCGCGGGCAGGCAGCCGGCACATTTACTACACTGCGTCAACAACCCAAAGCATTTGGCTTGCTTTTTATCGGCGCATTATTTGGGCCAGTGAGCGGTGTGTGGTTGTCGTTAGTGTCGATCCAAAACACGGAAGTCGGCATCGCTAGTACGCTGATCGCCATGGTGCCGATTTTTCTTTTGCCGATCGGCTACTTTGTTTTCAGGGAAAAGCTGACGGCACGAGGCATCGTTGGGACGGTTGTAGCGCTGGCAGGTGTAGCTATCCTGTTCCTGGCATGA
- a CDS encoding class I SAM-dependent methyltransferase, producing the protein MAALQRIYANDRLVYYRQAADAQHWDAVWKSQDTQRLFAEAANGELGYYNEIFPRHLPKTGKILEAGCGLGQFVIALRQRGYDAEGVDYAEETIRFLNQRFPNQPFRVADVTAMDVPDGYYRAYISLGVMEHLQEGPQQFLQETYRILSPGGVACISVPYLNFLRRLKARLGLYGRPGSDTLPFYQFAYSAKEFTHILERHGFEVLARYQYGGYKGVKDELPWLSKVFAWPQGWRLQKWLMNSKWVNAHNGHMMMYVARKPDKKEAAH; encoded by the coding sequence ATGGCCGCATTGCAACGCATCTATGCCAACGACCGCCTTGTCTATTACCGCCAGGCGGCCGATGCGCAGCACTGGGATGCCGTCTGGAAGTCGCAGGATACACAGCGCCTGTTCGCAGAAGCCGCCAACGGAGAGCTTGGCTACTACAACGAGATCTTCCCCCGTCATCTTCCTAAAACCGGCAAGATCCTGGAGGCGGGCTGCGGCCTCGGCCAATTCGTCATCGCCCTTCGCCAGCGCGGATACGATGCCGAAGGGGTGGACTATGCCGAGGAGACCATCCGTTTCCTAAACCAGCGCTTTCCGAACCAGCCCTTCCGTGTAGCCGATGTCACCGCTATGGACGTGCCTGATGGCTACTACCGCGCCTACATTTCTCTTGGCGTCATGGAGCATTTGCAAGAAGGCCCGCAGCAGTTCCTGCAGGAAACCTATCGCATCTTGTCGCCCGGAGGCGTGGCCTGCATCTCCGTGCCTTATCTCAATTTTCTGCGGCGTTTGAAAGCCCGCCTGGGCTTGTATGGCCGCCCAGGCTCCGATACGCTGCCCTTCTACCAGTTTGCATATTCCGCAAAGGAATTCACCCACATCTTGGAGCGGCATGGTTTTGAAGTGCTGGCTCGCTACCAATACGGTGGCTATAAGGGTGTCAAAGATGAATTGCCTTGGCTTAGCAAAGTGTTCGCTTGGCCGCAGGGTTGGCGTTTGCAAAAATGGCTGATGAATTCCAAATGGGTTAACGCCCATAACGGCCACATGATGATGTATGTGGCCCGCAAACCAGACAAAAAAGAGGCGGCTCATTGA
- a CDS encoding FAD-binding oxidoreductase — protein sequence MASKSTDIVICGAGILGVSTAYALAQRGVRNIVVVDKRPPLTLTTDKSSECYRNWWPGPGDAMVQLMNRSITLIEERAAACNNMFKLNRRGYLYVTTDPAQVAGLRTAAAEAAGLGAGELREHSAGSAGYMAHHAEGYDGPDGADLLTDPAAIRQHFPYLAPETAAVLHVRRAGWLSAQSYGMWMWEQARAAGVQLITGRVAAVETAGGVVSGVRLADGTHITTSTFVNAAGPLLGQVGRLLNIEVPVYNELHLKAAFNDHLAALGREAPLVICADEQELSWSEDERAMLAEDPETAWLLRRLPSGAHTRPEGDAAAQSILILWDVHNEAVEPSFPIAEDPLYAETAIRGLGRILPGMRGYLERMPRPSVDGGYYTKTQENRPLAGPLGVPGSYVIGAASGYGIMAAAGLAELVAGHITGAALPDYAPLFSLARYQDPGYQALLANWGESWQL from the coding sequence ATGGCTAGCAAGTCGACCGATATCGTGATCTGTGGCGCCGGCATACTGGGGGTTAGCACGGCTTACGCCCTGGCACAGCGCGGCGTGAGGAATATCGTGGTGGTGGACAAACGCCCCCCGCTCACGCTGACCACGGACAAATCCAGCGAGTGCTACCGCAACTGGTGGCCTGGCCCGGGCGACGCCATGGTGCAGCTGATGAACCGCAGCATCACCCTGATCGAGGAGCGCGCCGCGGCCTGCAACAACATGTTCAAGCTCAACCGGCGCGGCTATTTGTATGTCACCACTGACCCCGCGCAGGTTGCTGGTTTGCGCACGGCGGCGGCCGAGGCGGCCGGCCTGGGCGCCGGCGAACTGCGCGAGCACTCGGCGGGCAGCGCCGGTTACATGGCGCATCATGCCGAAGGCTACGATGGCCCGGATGGCGCCGACCTGCTGACCGACCCGGCTGCCATCCGGCAGCACTTTCCTTATCTTGCCCCTGAGACAGCGGCCGTGCTGCATGTGCGCCGCGCCGGCTGGCTGAGCGCGCAGAGCTACGGTATGTGGATGTGGGAGCAGGCGCGCGCCGCGGGCGTGCAACTCATCACTGGGCGTGTAGCTGCGGTGGAGACTGCCGGCGGAGTTGTCTCTGGTGTACGCCTGGCAGATGGCACCCACATCACCACCAGCACTTTCGTCAACGCCGCCGGCCCCCTGCTTGGCCAGGTTGGCAGACTGCTTAATATTGAAGTGCCGGTCTATAACGAGCTGCATCTCAAGGCAGCTTTCAACGACCACTTGGCCGCGCTGGGCCGCGAAGCTCCATTGGTCATATGTGCTGATGAGCAGGAACTGAGCTGGAGCGAAGATGAGCGCGCCATGCTGGCTGAAGACCCCGAGACAGCCTGGCTCCTGAGGCGCCTGCCTTCAGGGGCGCACACCCGCCCGGAGGGGGACGCGGCCGCCCAGAGCATTTTGATCCTTTGGGATGTACACAACGAAGCCGTAGAGCCGAGCTTCCCGATCGCAGAGGACCCGCTATATGCGGAAACGGCCATCCGCGGCCTGGGCCGGATTTTGCCGGGCATGCGCGGTTACCTGGAACGCATGCCGCGCCCCAGCGTAGACGGCGGCTATTACACAAAGACGCAGGAGAATCGCCCCCTAGCTGGCCCACTAGGCGTGCCTGGGTCTTACGTCATCGGCGCCGCCTCAGGCTACGGCATCATGGCAGCGGCGGGGTTGGCCGAGCTTGTGGCCGGGCATATCACCGGCGCCGCCCTGCCGGACTACGCTCCGCTGTTCAGCCTGGCACGCTACCAAGATCCCGGCTATCAGGCCCTGCTGGCAAACTGGGGCGAGAGCTGGCAGCTGTAG
- a CDS encoding methionine-R-sulfoxide reductase, producing the protein MKLNPLTPEEQRIILRKGTEMPFTGEYDRHYEAGTYVCRQCDAPLYGSDTKFDAHCGWPAFDAEIPGAVARHPDPDGYRVEITCANCGGHLGHVFEGEGFTPTNTRHCVNSISMKFIPAE; encoded by the coding sequence ATGAAACTGAACCCACTCACGCCCGAAGAGCAACGCATCATCCTCCGCAAGGGCACTGAGATGCCCTTCACCGGCGAGTATGACCGCCACTACGAAGCCGGCACCTACGTCTGCCGCCAGTGCGACGCGCCGCTGTACGGCTCAGACACCAAGTTTGACGCCCATTGTGGCTGGCCCGCTTTCGACGCCGAGATTCCCGGCGCCGTCGCCCGCCACCCCGACCCGGATGGCTACCGGGTCGAGATCACCTGCGCCAACTGCGGCGGCCACCTCGGCCACGTCTTTGAAGGCGAGGGCTTCACGCCCACCAATACCCGCCATTGCGTCAACTCCATCTCCATGAAGTTCATCCCGGCGGAGTAA
- a CDS encoding dihydrodipicolinate synthase family protein, with protein MPSANLTHPLSGVYTAAVTPLTADDQPDLSAWAGLLSFFAQRGAHGALLLGTTGEGTSFSAAERVDIFKAAAATRPEEFRLLAGTGTPSLTETIALNQAAFDAGFEAVVVLPPYFMRNASEDGLFDWFSQVIERSVPEGRWLLGYHIPAVSGVPLPLSLLQRLQAAYPTRFAGLKDSTGDQASAAAYAAGLPGCAVLVGNDKLMTSGMQAGAAGCITALANLRIAELRAVYEGFLWDTDASVHQATLDAARSAMDSMPPAPAYLKAMLHSQHGLPLWPVRSPLRDFSGAQVEQASAALKQTL; from the coding sequence ATGCCCTCGGCCAACCTCACCCATCCTCTCTCCGGAGTCTACACCGCGGCCGTCACCCCGTTGACGGCCGATGATCAGCCCGATCTTTCTGCTTGGGCGGGTCTGCTTAGTTTCTTCGCCCAGCGCGGCGCACATGGCGCTTTGCTGCTGGGCACCACGGGCGAAGGCACCAGCTTCTCTGCCGCTGAACGCGTGGATATATTCAAAGCTGCGGCGGCAACCCGGCCGGAAGAGTTTCGTTTGCTGGCAGGCACCGGGACACCGAGCCTGACCGAAACGATTGCGCTTAACCAGGCTGCTTTTGATGCAGGCTTCGAAGCGGTGGTGGTTCTACCGCCATACTTTATGCGCAACGCCAGCGAAGATGGCTTGTTTGACTGGTTCAGCCAGGTAATCGAGCGCAGTGTGCCGGAGGGGCGCTGGCTGTTGGGCTATCACATCCCAGCGGTGAGCGGCGTGCCGCTGCCGCTCAGCTTGCTGCAGCGTCTGCAGGCAGCCTACCCCACTCGCTTTGCCGGGCTCAAAGACTCCACCGGCGATCAGGCATCTGCCGCGGCATACGCGGCCGGGCTGCCGGGCTGCGCGGTGCTGGTGGGCAACGACAAACTGATGACCAGCGGAATGCAGGCGGGCGCGGCGGGCTGCATCACCGCCCTGGCCAACCTGCGCATCGCTGAGCTGCGCGCAGTGTACGAAGGCTTTCTATGGGACACGGATGCCAGCGTGCACCAAGCCACCCTAGACGCGGCCCGCAGCGCCATGGATAGCATGCCGCCTGCGCCGGCGTACCTGAAGGCCATGCTGCACAGCCAACATGGCTTGCCCTTGTGGCCGGTGCGCAGCCCGTTGCGCGATTTCTCTGGGGCCCAAGTTGAACAGGCTTCAGCCGCGCTTAAGCAGACTCTCTGA
- a CDS encoding DEAD/DEAH box helicase gives MKFTEFNLDSRLSKGIQRAGYSQATPIQEQAIPVALEGHDIIGTAQTGTGKTAAFVLPILNKLLSGPRRQARALIVTPTRELAEQIRETIVMLASGTSLHCVTVYGGVSARPQVESLRRGAEIIVACPGRLLDLANQNSVRLGNIEVLVLDEADRMFDMGFLPDVKRIIKLLPPKRQNMLFSATFPKEVSELASGMLHNPKRVSVGIGAPAHTVSHALYPVPGALKTAMLLELLKRAEANSVLVFTRTKHRAQKVTRHLEREGYMATALHGNRSQSQRQAALKGFRDGRYQVMVATDIAARGLDIEKIKLVINYDMPDTTDAYIHRIGRTGRAERTGEAFTLVVANEDREMLRSLERVMGKKIESRKLDGFDYNAVPAKVSEPMTDNRPFKNSGPRRPQRTQDAPKGATPQRPTRSPRKHRQNTSYAKRLETYR, from the coding sequence GTGAAATTTACTGAATTCAACCTCGATTCACGCCTATCGAAGGGCATTCAACGCGCCGGCTACTCGCAGGCCACGCCCATTCAAGAACAGGCCATCCCCGTGGCGCTGGAAGGCCACGACATTATCGGCACCGCCCAAACCGGCACCGGCAAGACCGCCGCGTTCGTGCTGCCGATCCTCAACAAGCTGCTCAGCGGGCCGCGCCGGCAGGCGCGGGCGCTGATCGTCACGCCTACGCGTGAGCTGGCCGAGCAGATCCGCGAGACGATCGTCATGCTGGCGAGCGGCACCAGCCTGCACTGCGTCACCGTCTACGGTGGCGTCAGCGCCCGCCCCCAGGTGGAATCGCTGCGCCGCGGCGCCGAGATCATCGTAGCCTGCCCCGGCCGCCTGCTGGACCTGGCGAACCAGAATTCCGTGCGCCTAGGCAATATCGAAGTGCTGGTGCTGGACGAAGCCGACCGCATGTTTGACATGGGCTTTCTGCCGGATGTCAAACGCATCATCAAACTGCTGCCGCCGAAACGGCAGAACATGCTGTTCTCGGCCACCTTCCCCAAGGAAGTCAGCGAGCTGGCCAGCGGCATGCTGCACAACCCCAAGCGAGTATCCGTGGGCATCGGCGCCCCGGCCCACACTGTTTCGCACGCGCTGTACCCGGTGCCCGGCGCACTCAAAACCGCTATGTTGCTGGAGCTGCTGAAGCGCGCCGAGGCCAACTCCGTGTTGGTCTTCACCCGCACCAAGCACCGTGCCCAGAAGGTGACGCGCCACCTGGAGCGTGAAGGCTATATGGCCACGGCCCTGCACGGCAACCGCAGCCAGAGCCAGCGCCAAGCGGCGCTCAAGGGCTTCCGCGATGGGCGCTACCAGGTGATGGTCGCGACCGACATTGCGGCCCGCGGCCTGGACATCGAAAAGATCAAGCTTGTCATCAACTATGACATGCCTGACACTACCGACGCCTACATTCACCGCATTGGCCGCACCGGCCGCGCGGAGCGCACCGGGGAAGCTTTTACGCTGGTGGTGGCCAACGAAGACCGCGAAATGCTACGCTCTCTGGAGCGCGTGATGGGCAAAAAGATCGAAAGCCGCAAGCTGGATGGCTTTGACTACAACGCCGTGCCAGCCAAGGTGAGCGAGCCTATGACGGACAATCGTCCGTTCAAGAACTCTGGCCCTCGCCGGCCACAGCGCACGCAGGATGCCCCCAAGGGGGCTACCCCGCAGCGCCCCACGCGCTCGCCGCGCAAACACCGCCAAAACACATCGTACGCCAAGCGGCTGGAAACCTACCGCTAG
- a CDS encoding glycosyltransferase, with protein sequence MRPENTQVSIIIPTYNEKEHIEALVDSLYTHIKAPLEVIVVDDASPDGTADVVAGLDYPGLRLIRRKARGLAAAFHRGILEAKGDILGWMDADMTMPATVMNQLVQQLDEYHIAIGSRYVEGGSDNRHPIRTLASRAINRLARLILNNAVRDYDSGFIAIRREVFDHVTLIPYGYGDYFIEFIYDAHRAGLKIKEVGYAFRDRSVGLSKSAPSLISFFVTGLRYILRIFSLRLRFITGRD encoded by the coding sequence ATGCGCCCTGAAAACACTCAGGTTTCAATAATCATCCCGACTTACAATGAAAAAGAGCACATCGAAGCTCTCGTTGACTCTCTATATACACATATCAAGGCACCTCTTGAAGTCATTGTCGTTGATGATGCATCCCCTGATGGTACAGCTGATGTAGTTGCTGGTCTGGACTATCCGGGGTTGCGTTTGATTCGGCGTAAAGCTCGAGGGCTTGCGGCTGCATTTCATCGCGGTATTCTGGAGGCCAAGGGAGACATTCTGGGTTGGATGGATGCGGATATGACCATGCCCGCAACCGTAATGAACCAGCTTGTTCAACAACTGGATGAATATCACATCGCTATTGGCTCTCGCTATGTGGAAGGGGGCAGCGACAATCGCCATCCAATTCGCACACTCGCCAGTCGCGCCATCAACCGCTTGGCGCGGCTGATTTTGAACAATGCAGTTCGCGATTACGACAGCGGCTTTATTGCCATCCGCCGAGAGGTCTTCGACCATGTGACCCTTATCCCCTATGGGTATGGGGATTATTTTATTGAGTTTATATATGATGCGCACCGGGCTGGCTTAAAGATCAAAGAAGTTGGCTATGCGTTTCGTGATCGCAGCGTCGGTTTGTCAAAATCCGCTCCTTCACTCATTAGCTTTTTCGTTACCGGTTTGCGCTACATCCTGCGTATCTTCAGCCTGCGTCTACGCTTCATTACTGGTCGGGATTAA
- a CDS encoding LacI family DNA-binding transcriptional regulator: MSGIEEIAKQAGVSRSTVSRVINDDPNVSERTRQRVLDVISSNNYVPNRAARKLAGGRTGIIGLVIPIGVSNLFVEPFFPILVQSVTNRCNHLNHSVMLWLGEPERERRSISQILSNDLLDGVVVSSLQDRDPIVAALHQSQIPFVLIGRYPDSLPVSFVDIDNEECTRQAVKYLIQIGRKRIATITGVEGTLVYRARLEAYRATLAEAGLKVDENLIAQGGFVEEGGYAAMRKLAPFRPDAVFATNDAMAVGAIRYLHEQGLRVPEDVAVLGFDDAPFASSYKPALTTVAQPIAELGCHAVDMLMQLIEDRPDKPLTKVLASKLVIRESA; this comes from the coding sequence ATGAGCGGAATCGAGGAAATTGCTAAGCAGGCGGGCGTGTCGCGCTCCACTGTTTCCCGAGTGATCAATGATGACCCAAATGTAAGTGAACGCACTCGTCAGCGTGTGCTGGATGTTATTTCTTCAAACAACTATGTCCCAAATCGGGCTGCCAGAAAGTTGGCTGGCGGGCGTACCGGAATCATTGGTCTGGTGATACCGATTGGGGTATCCAACCTCTTCGTGGAGCCTTTCTTCCCTATTCTTGTTCAAAGTGTCACCAATCGCTGCAATCATCTCAACCATTCCGTGATGCTTTGGCTTGGCGAGCCTGAGCGCGAACGCAGAAGCATTTCCCAAATCCTCAGCAACGATCTTCTTGATGGAGTGGTTGTGTCCTCCCTGCAGGATCGCGATCCTATCGTGGCGGCCCTGCACCAATCACAGATCCCCTTTGTTCTTATCGGGCGTTACCCAGATAGCTTGCCGGTCAGCTTTGTGGATATTGATAACGAAGAGTGCACCCGTCAGGCAGTAAAGTACCTCATCCAAATCGGCCGCAAGCGTATTGCCACCATCACAGGTGTTGAAGGAACGTTGGTGTACCGGGCGCGTCTCGAGGCTTATCGCGCGACCCTGGCTGAAGCGGGTTTGAAGGTAGATGAGAACCTGATCGCTCAGGGCGGCTTTGTGGAGGAGGGCGGCTATGCGGCCATGCGCAAGCTTGCTCCGTTCCGGCCCGACGCAGTGTTTGCCACCAACGATGCCATGGCAGTAGGCGCAATCCGTTATCTGCATGAGCAAGGTTTGCGCGTTCCTGAGGACGTGGCCGTCCTAGGCTTTGACGATGCGCCGTTTGCCTCCAGCTACAAGCCTGCACTCACTACGGTGGCACAGCCCATTGCCGAGCTGGGATGCCATGCTGTGGACATGCTAATGCAACTGATCGAGGACCGGCCAGACAAACCACTGACAAAGGTGCTTGCCTCCAAGCTGGTTATCAGAGAGTCTGCTTAA
- a CDS encoding class I tRNA ligase family protein, which produces MAFKEVPNKVDFVAQEHQILAFWQADRSLAKLRTLRAGAKPWSFIDGPITANNPMGVHHGWGRTYKDLYNRYYAMQGRQLRYQQGFDCQGLWVEVEVEKELKFASKRDIEAYGLDQFVLRCKERVLRFAAVQTEQSIRLGYWMEWDDPAQLRWLADQLAADPQAEIAYAGPAGGAAGTVEQVVGHLGLPELGGSYFTFSDENNYMIWAFLKKCWEKGWLYRGADSMPWCPRCATGISQHEIESDGYKEVTHKSITLRLPLRGRQNEYLLAWTTTPWTLTSNVAAAVGPDLDYVKVKQGDHAYYLSKGTLHMLTGEHELLAELKGRDMEGWAYDGPFDDLPAANESGGHLELRDLVKGVTQSAKEAHRVILWDEVGEAEGTGIVHIAPGAGAEDYQLGLQNKLPIIVPIDDEARIVDGFGPLTGMTTAEVPDTIASLLDEKGLLYKYEPYTHRYPTCWRCKTELVWRVVDEWFISMGKSFDKPREELTAEEKANNLRYQIMDVVDQIRWVPEFGHAREMDWLRNMHDWMISKKRYWGLALPIWVCDSCKQHTVIGSEDELAERAVQGYDTFAGHTPHRPYIDAVKVKCEHCAEGHMTRIPDVGNPWLDAGIVSMSTLRYRAEPQYWQQWFPADWISESFPGQFRNWFYSMLAMGTVMAETAPFKNLFSYSTLLDEHGESMHKSKGNSIEFNQAADKMGVDVMRWMYAAQKPENNLLFGYNKADDVRRRFLIPLWNIYSFFVTYARLDGWTPTFAAFDPNHPEGATPASDNPLDKWILARLNQAVQQSTNRLDNWDAFGVTLAIESLIDDLSNWYVRRSRRRFWRSEQDGDKQAAYATLWHVLVKLIRTIAPLTPFVTEEMYQNLVAAHNSAAYTSVHMSLYPQADAAAIDETLINEMGLARQIASLGLSARGAANLKVRQPLAKTLVHSASGANHLSEYLIDIVKDELNVKNIEFVQQAGELVTYTLLPNNAKLGPRFGADFPKLRPALAALDAASVAASVAAGEPVQLTLDGSEVELAADEVLVNSQPAEGLAVAAEKGVTVGLDTALTPELKAEGTAREVVRRIQDMRKKADFNIEDRIRTYYAAEGDLAAVLTQWAETIKSETLSLELAAGSAPAGAYSEEHKIDGATVTLAVVKA; this is translated from the coding sequence ATGGCATTCAAAGAAGTACCCAACAAAGTAGATTTCGTCGCTCAGGAGCACCAAATCCTCGCCTTCTGGCAGGCTGACCGCTCGCTCGCCAAGCTGCGCACCCTGCGCGCCGGCGCCAAGCCCTGGTCCTTCATTGACGGCCCCATCACCGCCAACAACCCCATGGGCGTCCATCACGGCTGGGGCCGCACCTATAAAGACCTCTACAACCGCTACTACGCCATGCAGGGCCGCCAGTTGCGCTACCAGCAAGGCTTCGACTGCCAGGGCCTCTGGGTCGAGGTCGAGGTTGAGAAAGAGCTCAAGTTCGCCAGCAAGCGCGATATCGAAGCCTACGGGCTCGATCAGTTCGTCCTGCGCTGCAAAGAGCGCGTCCTGCGCTTCGCCGCCGTCCAGACCGAGCAGTCCATCCGCCTCGGTTACTGGATGGAGTGGGACGACCCCGCCCAGCTCCGTTGGCTGGCTGACCAGCTCGCCGCTGACCCGCAGGCCGAGATCGCCTACGCTGGCCCCGCCGGTGGCGCCGCTGGCACCGTCGAGCAGGTCGTAGGCCACCTCGGCCTCCCCGAGCTCGGCGGCAGCTACTTCACCTTCAGCGACGAGAACAACTACATGATCTGGGCCTTCCTCAAGAAGTGCTGGGAGAAGGGCTGGCTCTACCGCGGCGCAGACTCCATGCCCTGGTGCCCGCGCTGCGCCACCGGCATCAGCCAGCACGAGATCGAGAGCGATGGCTACAAAGAGGTAACTCACAAGTCCATCACCCTGCGCCTCCCGCTGCGTGGCCGCCAGAACGAGTACCTGCTTGCCTGGACCACGACTCCGTGGACCCTCACCAGCAACGTCGCCGCTGCCGTTGGCCCCGATCTTGATTATGTCAAGGTCAAGCAGGGCGACCACGCGTACTACCTCTCCAAGGGCACCCTGCACATGCTGACTGGAGAGCACGAACTCCTCGCCGAGCTCAAGGGCCGCGACATGGAAGGCTGGGCCTACGACGGCCCCTTTGATGACCTGCCCGCCGCCAACGAGTCCGGCGGCCACCTTGAATTGCGTGACCTGGTGAAGGGCGTTACCCAGTCCGCCAAGGAGGCCCACCGCGTCATCCTCTGGGATGAGGTCGGCGAGGCCGAAGGCACCGGCATCGTACACATCGCCCCCGGCGCCGGCGCCGAGGACTACCAGCTCGGCCTGCAGAACAAGCTGCCCATCATCGTACCCATCGATGATGAGGCCCGCATCGTGGATGGTTTTGGTCCGCTCACCGGCATGACCACCGCCGAGGTGCCCGACACCATCGCCAGTCTGCTCGACGAGAAGGGTCTGCTCTACAAGTATGAGCCATATACCCACCGCTATCCCACCTGCTGGCGCTGCAAGACTGAGCTGGTCTGGCGCGTCGTAGACGAATGGTTCATCAGCATGGGTAAGAGCTTCGACAAGCCCCGCGAGGAGCTCACCGCCGAAGAGAAGGCCAATAATCTGCGCTACCAGATCATGGATGTTGTCGACCAGATCCGCTGGGTGCCGGAGTTCGGCCACGCCCGTGAGATGGACTGGCTGCGCAACATGCATGATTGGATGATCAGCAAGAAGCGCTACTGGGGCCTCGCGCTGCCCATCTGGGTCTGCGACTCGTGCAAGCAGCACACCGTCATCGGCAGCGAGGATGAGCTCGCCGAGCGCGCTGTGCAAGGCTACGATACCTTCGCCGGTCACACCCCGCACCGCCCGTACATCGATGCCGTCAAGGTCAAGTGCGAGCATTGCGCCGAGGGCCACATGACCCGCATTCCGGATGTGGGTAACCCTTGGCTGGATGCCGGCATCGTCAGCATGAGCACCCTGCGCTACCGCGCCGAGCCGCAGTATTGGCAGCAGTGGTTCCCGGCTGACTGGATCAGCGAGAGTTTCCCCGGCCAGTTCCGCAACTGGTTTTACAGCATGCTCGCCATGGGCACCGTCATGGCCGAGACCGCGCCGTTCAAGAATCTCTTTAGCTATTCAACCTTGCTCGACGAGCACGGCGAGTCCATGCACAAGAGCAAGGGCAACTCCATCGAGTTCAACCAGGCCGCCGACAAAATGGGCGTGGATGTGATGCGCTGGATGTATGCCGCCCAGAAGCCGGAGAACAATCTGCTCTTCGGCTACAACAAGGCTGATGATGTGCGCCGCCGCTTCCTCATCCCGCTCTGGAACATCTACAGCTTCTTCGTCACCTACGCCCGCCTCGATGGTTGGACGCCAACCTTCGCTGCCTTTGACCCGAACCACCCCGAAGGCGCAACGCCCGCGTCGGACAACCCGCTCGATAAGTGGATTCTGGCCCGCCTCAATCAGGCCGTGCAACAATCCACCAATCGTTTGGATAACTGGGATGCCTTCGGCGTGACCTTGGCTATCGAATCCCTGATCGACGACCTCTCCAATTGGTATGTGCGCCGCAGCCGCCGCCGCTTCTGGCGCAGCGAGCAGGACGGCGACAAGCAGGCCGCCTACGCCACGCTATGGCACGTCCTCGTCAAGCTTATCCGCACCATCGCGCCCCTCACGCCTTTCGTCACTGAGGAGATGTATCAGAACCTCGTCGCCGCCCACAATAGCGCCGCATACACCAGTGTCCACATGAGCTTGTACCCCCAGGCGGATGCCGCCGCCATTGACGAGACCCTCATCAATGAGATGGGCCTCGCCCGCCAGATCGCCAGCCTGGGCCTCAGCGCTCGCGGCGCCGCCAATTTGAAAGTGCGCCAGCCGCTCGCCAAGACCCTGGTCCACTCCGCCAGCGGAGCCAATCACTTGTCTGAGTACCTGATCGATATCGTCAAAGACGAGCTCAATGTCAAGAACATCGAGTTCGTCCAGCAGGCCGGTGAGCTGGTCACCTACACCCTGCTGCCCAATAACGCCAAGCTAGGCCCGCGCTTCGGGGCTGATTTCCCCAAGCTGCGCCCAGCGCTGGCCGCTCTGGATGCGGCCAGCGTCGCCGCCAGCGTGGCGGCCGGCGAGCCCGTCCAGCTCACGCTGGATGGCAGCGAAGTTGAGCTCGCCGCCGATGAGGTGCTGGTCAACAGCCAGCCCGCCGAAGGCCTGGCCGTCGCCGCAGAGAAGGGCGTCACCGTCGGCCTTGATACGGCCTTGACGCCCGAACTCAAGGCCGAAGGCACCGCCCGCGAAGTCGTCCGCCGTATTCAGGACATGCGGAAGAAGGCTGACTTCAATATCGAAGACCGTATCCGCACCTACTACGCCGCCGAGGGCGACCTTGCCGCCGTGCTGACCCAATGGGCGGAGACGATCAAGTCTGAGACCCTCAGCCTCGAGCTCGCTGCTGGCTCGGCGCCCGCTGGCGCCTACAGCGAGGAGCACAAGATTGACGGTGCTACGGTAACCTTGGCAGTAGTGAAAGCTTGA